Proteins from one Cyclopterus lumpus isolate fCycLum1 chromosome 11, fCycLum1.pri, whole genome shotgun sequence genomic window:
- the LOC117739051 gene encoding extensin-like isoform X2 encodes MYFGLCVRVLVLTLLTFEQHANALNDRSGSFDHPRNHKPDFASNFERSAQPRGFLGSSGSSHNGGGKVDSYSPEGSVSSYGFSSLNIGKPTQNSKQPPQTNHNANGVIEATAGMWEVFSPIGGVWSPKVQPGSPSTFNPKQPGYTSLVGYQPKPQKPSFSSKPQQGVLQSKAGMWDNFSPIGSGPNVQPGPPPKKPSFPPKPQQGVLQTKAGMWDIFSPDAPNVQPGPPPKKPSFPPKPQQGVLQTKAGMWDIFSPDAPNVQPGPAPKKPSFSPKPQQGVLQTKAGMWDIFSPNGPNVRPGPPPKKPSFPPKPQQGVLQTKAGMWDIFSPDGGGSGPNVQYGSSPKKPRFPPKPQQGVLQTKAGMWDIFSPEGPNVQPGPPPKKPSFSPKPQQGVLQTKAGMWDIFSPIGSGPNVQPGPPPKKPSFSPKPQQGVLQTKAGMWDIFSPDGGGSGPNVQYGSSPKKPRFPPKPQQGVLQTKAGMWDIFSPEGPNVQPGPPPKKPSFSPKPQQGVLQTKAGMWDIFSPIGSGPNVQPGPPPKKPRFSPKHQQGVLQTKAGMWDIFSPDGGGSGPNVQYGSSPKKPRFPPKPQQGVLQTKAGMWDIFSPEGSGPIVQPGSPPKKPSFPPKPQQGVLQTKAGMWDIFSPDGNGPNVQPGSPPQLRQIVYRPQQAGYQPSVYHLKPKPKQPGYQPSIYQLKLLPGYPLKPSFPPIPQQGVLQTKAGMWDFHYPNGGVSDPEIQPGTPPKKPSFPPQQGVPQTKASMQPRSPSPTQQGVFQTKAGVLDIFSSVGISSPNVKPGFPSQQSSYQPSVSVHQPSYQPQLIGIQSKAGIWEFFSPNGRVSGPNVEPANLNKEMTVPPGSPHRPRWQQSLVPV; translated from the exons atgtattttggattATGTGTGAG agtgCTTGTGCTCACACTTTTGACATTTGAGCAGCATGCAAATG caCTCAATGACAGAAGTGGAAGTTTTGATCATCCCAGAAATCACAAACCAGATTTTGCGTCCAATTTTGAGCGCTCTGCACAGCCTAGAGGGTTTCTAGGTAGTTCTGGATCCAGTCACAATGGAGGTGGGAAAGTAGATAGTTACAGTCCAGAGGGAAGTGTTTCTAGTTACGGCTTTAGCTCATTGAACATTGGGAAACCGACACAAAACTCCAAGCAGCCTCCTCAAACCAACCACAATGCAAATGGTGTCATCGAGGCCACAGCTGGCATGTGGGAAGTCTTTTCTCCCATTGGCGGTGTTTGGAGTCCTAAAGTGCAACCCGGGTCCCCGTCCACTTTCAACCCCAAGCAGCCCGGCTACACGTCCCTAGTCGGCTACCAACCCAAACCACAGAAACCCAGCTTCTCATCCAAACCCCAACAAGGGGTGCTTCAATCCAAAGCTGGCATGTGGGACAATTTTTCCCCCATTGGTTCAGGTCCTAATGTGCAACCCGGGCCCCCGCCCAAGAAACCCAGCTTCCCACCCAAACCCCAACAAGGGGTGCTTCAAACCAAAGCTGGCATGTGGGACATTTTTTCCCCCGATGCTCCTAATGTGCAACCCGGGCCCCCGCCCAAGAAACCCAGCTTCCCACCCAAGCCCCAACAAGGGGTGCTTCAAACCAAAGCTGGCATGTGGGACATTTTTTCCCCCGATGCTCCTAATGTGCAACCCGGGCCCGCGCCCAAGAAACCCAGCTTCTCACCCAAACCCCAACAAGGGGTGCTTCAAACCAAAGCTGGCATGTGGGACATTTTTTCCCCCAATGGTCCTAATGTGCGACCCGGGCCCCCGCCCAAGAAACCCAGCTTCCCACCCAAACCCCAACAAGGGGTGCTTCAAACCAAAGCTGGCATGTGGGACATTTTTTCCCCCGACGGTGGCGGTTCCGGTCCTAATGTGCAATACGGGTCCTCGCCCAAGAAACCCAGGTTCCCACCCAAACCCCAACAAGGGGTGCTTCAAACCAAAGCTGGCATGTGGGACATTTTTTCCCCCGAAGGTCCTAATGTGCAACCCGGGCCCCCGCCCAAGAAACCCAGCTTCTCACCCAAACCCCAACAAGGGGTGCTTCAAACCAAAGCTGGCATGTGGGACATTTTTTCCCCCATTGGTTCAGGTCCTAATGTGCAACCCGGGCCCCCGCCCAAGAAACCCAGCTTCTCACCCAAACCCCAACAAGGGGTGCTTCAAACCAAAGCTGGCATGTGGGAC ATTTTTTCCCCCGACGGTGGCGGTTCCGGTCCTAATGTGCAATACGGGTCCTCGCCCAAGAAACCCAGGTTCCCACCCAAACCCCAACAAGGGGTGCTTCAAACCAAAGCTGGCATGTGGGACATTTTTTCCCCCGAAGGTCCTAATGTGCAACCCGGGCCCCCGCCCAAGAAACCCAGCTTCTCACCCAAACCCCAACAAGGGGTGCTTCAAACCAAAGCTGGCATGTGGGACATTTTTTCCCCCATTGGTTCAGGTCCTAATGTGCAACCCGGGCCCCCGCCCAAGAAACCCAGGTTCTCACCCAAACACCAACAAGGGGTGCTTCAAACCAAAGCTGGCATGTGGGACATTTTTTCCCCCGACGGTGGCGGTTCCGGTCCTAATGTGCAATACGGGTCCTCGCCCAAGAAACCCAGGTTCCCACCCAAACCCCAACAAGGGGTGCTTCAAACCAAAGCTGGCATGTGGGACATTTTTTCCCCCGAAGGTTCCGGTCCTATTGTGCAACCCGGGTCCCCGCCCAAGAAACCCAGCTTCCCACCCAAGCCCCAACAAGGGGTGCTTCAAACCAAAGCTGGCATGTGGGACATTTTTTCCCCTGACGGTAACGGTCCTAATGTGCAACCCGGGTCTCCACCCCAGCTTCGGCAGATCGTCTACAGGCCCCAGCAGGCCGGCTACCAGCCATCCGTCTACCATCTTAAGCCAAAGCCCAAGCAGCCCGGCTACCAGCCGTCCATCTACCAGCTAAAGCTCCTGCCCGGTTACCCGCTCAAGCCCAGCTTCCCTCCAATTCCCCAACAAGGGGTGCTTCAAACCAAAGCTGGCATGTGGGACTTTCATTACCCCAATGGTGGTGTTTCTGATCCTGAAATTCAACCCGGTACCCCACCCAAGAAACCCAGCTTCCCGCCCCAGCAAGGGGTGCCTCAAACCAAAGCTAGTATGCAGCCCAGGTCCCCATCCCCAACCCAGCAGGGGGTGTTTCAAACCAAAGCTGGCGTGTTGGACATTTTTTCTTCCGTTGGCATCTCTAGTCCTAATGTAAAGCCCGGGTTCCCATCCCAGCAGTCCAGCTACCAGCCGTCCGTCTCAGTGCATCAGCCCAGCTACCAGCCCCAGCTAATCGGAATTCAAAGCAAAGCTGGCATTTGGGAATTCTTTTCTCCCAATGGAAGGGTTTCTGGTCCTAATGTGGAGCCTGCCAAcctaaataaagaaatgactgTTCCTCCAGGATCCCCACACCGTCCCAGGTGGCAGCAGTCACTGGTTCCTGTGTAA
- the LOC117739051 gene encoding extensin-like isoform X3 yields the protein MYFGLCVRVLVLTLLTFEQHANALNDRSGSFDHPRNHKPDFASNFERSAQPRGFLGSSGSSHNGGGKVDSYSPEGSVSSYGFSSLNIGKPTQNSKQPPQTNHNANGVIEATAGMWEVFSPIGGVWSPKVQPGSPSTFNPKQPGYTSLVGYQPKPQKPSFSSKPQQGVLQSKAGMWDNFSPIGSGPNVQPGPPPKKPSFPPKPQQGVLQTKAGMWDIFSPDAPNVQPGPPPKKPSFPPKPQQGVLQTKAGMWDIFSPDAPNVQPGPAPKKPSFSPKPQQGVLQTKAGMWDIFSPNGPNVRPGPPPKKPSFPPKPQQGVLQTKAGMWDIFSPDGPNVQPGPPPKKPSFSPKPQQGVLQTKAGMWDIFSPIGSGPNVQPGPPPKKPSFSPKPQQGVLQTKAGMWDIFSPNGPNVRPGPPPKKPSFPPKPQQGVLQTKAGMWDIFSPDGGGSGPNVQYGSSPKKPRFPPKPQQGVLQTKAGMWDIFSPEGPNVQPGPPPKKPSFSPKPQQGVLQTKAGMWDIFSPIGSGPNVQPGPPPKKPRFSPKHQQGVLQTKAGMWDIFSPDGGGSGPNVQYGSSPKKPRFPPKPQQGVLQTKAGMWDIFSPEGSGPIVQPGSPPKKPSFPPKPQQGVLQTKAGMWDIFSPDGNGPNVQPGSPPQLRQIVYRPQQAGYQPSVYHLKPKPKQPGYQPSIYQLKLLPGYPLKPSFPPIPQQGVLQTKAGMWDFHYPNGGVSDPEIQPGTPPKKPSFPPQQGVPQTKASMQPRSPSPTQQGVFQTKAGVLDIFSSVGISSPNVKPGFPSQQSSYQPSVSVHQPSYQPQLIGIQSKAGIWEFFSPNGRVSGPNVEPANLNKEMTVPPGSPHRPRWQQSLVPV from the exons atgtattttggattATGTGTGAG agtgCTTGTGCTCACACTTTTGACATTTGAGCAGCATGCAAATG caCTCAATGACAGAAGTGGAAGTTTTGATCATCCCAGAAATCACAAACCAGATTTTGCGTCCAATTTTGAGCGCTCTGCACAGCCTAGAGGGTTTCTAGGTAGTTCTGGATCCAGTCACAATGGAGGTGGGAAAGTAGATAGTTACAGTCCAGAGGGAAGTGTTTCTAGTTACGGCTTTAGCTCATTGAACATTGGGAAACCGACACAAAACTCCAAGCAGCCTCCTCAAACCAACCACAATGCAAATGGTGTCATCGAGGCCACAGCTGGCATGTGGGAAGTCTTTTCTCCCATTGGCGGTGTTTGGAGTCCTAAAGTGCAACCCGGGTCCCCGTCCACTTTCAACCCCAAGCAGCCCGGCTACACGTCCCTAGTCGGCTACCAACCCAAACCACAGAAACCCAGCTTCTCATCCAAACCCCAACAAGGGGTGCTTCAATCCAAAGCTGGCATGTGGGACAATTTTTCCCCCATTGGTTCAGGTCCTAATGTGCAACCCGGGCCCCCGCCCAAGAAACCCAGCTTCCCACCCAAACCCCAACAAGGGGTGCTTCAAACCAAAGCTGGCATGTGGGACATTTTTTCCCCCGATGCTCCTAATGTGCAACCCGGGCCCCCGCCCAAGAAACCCAGCTTCCCACCCAAGCCCCAACAAGGGGTGCTTCAAACCAAAGCTGGCATGTGGGACATTTTTTCCCCCGATGCTCCTAATGTGCAACCCGGGCCCGCGCCCAAGAAACCCAGCTTCTCACCCAAACCCCAACAAGGGGTGCTTCAAACCAAAGCTGGCATGTGGGACATTTTTTCCCCCAATGGTCCTAATGTGCGACCCGGGCCCCCGCCCAAGAAACCCAGCTTCCCACCCAAACCCCAACAAGGGGTGCTTCAAACCAAAGCTGGCATGTGGGACATTTTTTCCCCCGACG GTCCTAATGTGCAACCCGGGCCCCCGCCCAAGAAACCCAGCTTCTCACCCAAACCCCAACAAGGGGTGCTTCAAACCAAAGCTGGCATGTGGGACATTTTTTCCCCCATTGGTTCAGGTCCTAATGTGCAACCCGGGCCCCCGCCCAAGAAACCCAGCTTCTCACCCAAACCCCAACAAGGGGTGCTTCAAACCAAAGCTGGCATGTGGGACATTTTTTCCCCCAATGGTCCTAATGTGCGACCCGGGCCCCCGCCCAAGAAACCCAGCTTCCCACCCAAACCCCAACAAGGGGTGCTTCAAACCAAAGCTGGCATGTGGGACATTTTTTCCCCCGACGGTGGCGGTTCCGGTCCTAATGTGCAATACGGGTCCTCGCCCAAGAAACCCAGGTTCCCACCCAAACCCCAACAAGGGGTGCTTCAAACCAAAGCTGGCATGTGGGACATTTTTTCCCCCGAAGGTCCTAATGTGCAACCCGGGCCCCCGCCCAAGAAACCCAGCTTCTCACCCAAACCCCAACAAGGGGTGCTTCAAACCAAAGCTGGCATGTGGGACATTTTTTCCCCCATTGGTTCAGGTCCTAATGTGCAACCCGGGCCCCCGCCCAAGAAACCCAGGTTCTCACCCAAACACCAACAAGGGGTGCTTCAAACCAAAGCTGGCATGTGGGACATTTTTTCCCCCGACGGTGGCGGTTCCGGTCCTAATGTGCAATACGGGTCCTCGCCCAAGAAACCCAGGTTCCCACCCAAACCCCAACAAGGGGTGCTTCAAACCAAAGCTGGCATGTGGGACATTTTTTCCCCCGAAGGTTCCGGTCCTATTGTGCAACCCGGGTCCCCGCCCAAGAAACCCAGCTTCCCACCCAAGCCCCAACAAGGGGTGCTTCAAACCAAAGCTGGCATGTGGGACATTTTTTCCCCTGACGGTAACGGTCCTAATGTGCAACCCGGGTCTCCACCCCAGCTTCGGCAGATCGTCTACAGGCCCCAGCAGGCCGGCTACCAGCCATCCGTCTACCATCTTAAGCCAAAGCCCAAGCAGCCCGGCTACCAGCCGTCCATCTACCAGCTAAAGCTCCTGCCCGGTTACCCGCTCAAGCCCAGCTTCCCTCCAATTCCCCAACAAGGGGTGCTTCAAACCAAAGCTGGCATGTGGGACTTTCATTACCCCAATGGTGGTGTTTCTGATCCTGAAATTCAACCCGGTACCCCACCCAAGAAACCCAGCTTCCCGCCCCAGCAAGGGGTGCCTCAAACCAAAGCTAGTATGCAGCCCAGGTCCCCATCCCCAACCCAGCAGGGGGTGTTTCAAACCAAAGCTGGCGTGTTGGACATTTTTTCTTCCGTTGGCATCTCTAGTCCTAATGTAAAGCCCGGGTTCCCATCCCAGCAGTCCAGCTACCAGCCGTCCGTCTCAGTGCATCAGCCCAGCTACCAGCCCCAGCTAATCGGAATTCAAAGCAAAGCTGGCATTTGGGAATTCTTTTCTCCCAATGGAAGGGTTTCTGGTCCTAATGTGGAGCCTGCCAAcctaaataaagaaatgactgTTCCTCCAGGATCCCCACACCGTCCCAGGTGGCAGCAGTCACTGGTTCCTGTGTAA
- the LOC117739051 gene encoding extensin-like isoform X4, whose product MYFGLCVRVLVLTLLTFEQHANALNDRSGSFDHPRNHKPDFASNFERSAQPRGFLGSSGSSHNGGGKVDSYSPEGSVSSYGFSSLNIGKPTQNSKQPPQTNHNANGVIEATAGMWEVFSPIGGVWSPKVQPGSPSTFNPKQPGYTSLVGYQPKPQKPSFSSKPQQGVLQSKAGMWDNFSPIGSGPNVQPGPPPKKPSFPPKPQQGVLQTKAGMWDIFSPDAPNVQPGPPPKKPSFPPKPQQGVLQTKAGMWDIFSPDAPNVQPGPAPKKPSFSPKPQQGVLQTKAGMWDIFSPNGPNVRPGPPPKKPSFPPKPQQGVLQTKAGMWDIFSPDGGGSGPNVQYGSSPKKPRFPPKPQQGVLQTKAGMWDIFSPEGPNVQPGPPPKKPSFSPKPQQGVLQTKAGMWDIFSPIGSGPNVQPGPPPKKPSFSPKPQQGVLQTKAGMWDIFSPNGPNVRPGPPPKKPSFPPKPQQGVLQTKAGMWDIFSPDGPNVQPGPPPKKPSFSPKPQQGVLQTKAGMWDIFSPIGSGPNVQPGPPPKKPRFSPKHQQGVLQTKAGMWDIFSPDGGGSGPNVQYGSSPKKPRFPPKPQQGVLQTKAGMWDIFSPEGSGPIVQPGSPPKKPSFPPKPQQGVLQTKAGMWDIFSPDGNGPNVQPGSPPQLRQIVYRPQQAGYQPSVYHLKPKPKQPGYQPSIYQLKLLPGYPLKPSFPPIPQQGVLQTKAGMWDFHYPNGGVSDPEIQPGTPPKKPSFPPQQGVPQTKASMQPRSPSPTQQGVFQTKAGVLDIFSSVGISSPNVKPGFPSQQSSYQPSVSVHQPSYQPQLIGIQSKAGIWEFFSPNGRVSGPNVEPANLNKEMTVPPGSPHRPRWQQSLVPV is encoded by the exons atgtattttggattATGTGTGAG agtgCTTGTGCTCACACTTTTGACATTTGAGCAGCATGCAAATG caCTCAATGACAGAAGTGGAAGTTTTGATCATCCCAGAAATCACAAACCAGATTTTGCGTCCAATTTTGAGCGCTCTGCACAGCCTAGAGGGTTTCTAGGTAGTTCTGGATCCAGTCACAATGGAGGTGGGAAAGTAGATAGTTACAGTCCAGAGGGAAGTGTTTCTAGTTACGGCTTTAGCTCATTGAACATTGGGAAACCGACACAAAACTCCAAGCAGCCTCCTCAAACCAACCACAATGCAAATGGTGTCATCGAGGCCACAGCTGGCATGTGGGAAGTCTTTTCTCCCATTGGCGGTGTTTGGAGTCCTAAAGTGCAACCCGGGTCCCCGTCCACTTTCAACCCCAAGCAGCCCGGCTACACGTCCCTAGTCGGCTACCAACCCAAACCACAGAAACCCAGCTTCTCATCCAAACCCCAACAAGGGGTGCTTCAATCCAAAGCTGGCATGTGGGACAATTTTTCCCCCATTGGTTCAGGTCCTAATGTGCAACCCGGGCCCCCGCCCAAGAAACCCAGCTTCCCACCCAAACCCCAACAAGGGGTGCTTCAAACCAAAGCTGGCATGTGGGACATTTTTTCCCCCGATGCTCCTAATGTGCAACCCGGGCCCCCGCCCAAGAAACCCAGCTTCCCACCCAAGCCCCAACAAGGGGTGCTTCAAACCAAAGCTGGCATGTGGGACATTTTTTCCCCCGATGCTCCTAATGTGCAACCCGGGCCCGCGCCCAAGAAACCCAGCTTCTCACCCAAACCCCAACAAGGGGTGCTTCAAACCAAAGCTGGCATGTGGGACATTTTTTCCCCCAATGGTCCTAATGTGCGACCCGGGCCCCCGCCCAAGAAACCCAGCTTCCCACCCAAACCCCAACAAGGGGTGCTTCAAACCAAAGCTGGCATGTGGGACATTTTTTCCCCCGACGGTGGCGGTTCCGGTCCTAATGTGCAATACGGGTCCTCGCCCAAGAAACCCAGGTTCCCACCCAAACCCCAACAAGGGGTGCTTCAAACCAAAGCTGGCATGTGGGACATTTTTTCCCCCGAAGGTCCTAATGTGCAACCCGGGCCCCCGCCCAAGAAACCCAGCTTCTCACCCAAACCCCAACAAGGGGTGCTTCAAACCAAAGCTGGCATGTGGGACATTTTTTCCCCCATTGGTTCAGGTCCTAATGTGCAACCCGGGCCCCCGCCCAAGAAACCCAGCTTCTCACCCAAACCCCAACAAGGGGTGCTTCAAACCAAAGCTGGCATGTGGGACATTTTTTCCCCCAATGGTCCTAATGTGCGACCCGGGCCCCCGCCCAAGAAACCCAGCTTCCCACCCAAACCCCAACAAGGGGTGCTTCAAACCAAAGCTGGCATGTGGGACATTTTTTCCCCCGACG GTCCTAATGTGCAACCCGGGCCCCCGCCCAAGAAACCCAGCTTCTCACCCAAACCCCAACAAGGGGTGCTTCAAACCAAAGCTGGCATGTGGGACATTTTTTCCCCCATTGGTTCAGGTCCTAATGTGCAACCCGGGCCCCCGCCCAAGAAACCCAGGTTCTCACCCAAACACCAACAAGGGGTGCTTCAAACCAAAGCTGGCATGTGGGACATTTTTTCCCCCGACGGTGGCGGTTCCGGTCCTAATGTGCAATACGGGTCCTCGCCCAAGAAACCCAGGTTCCCACCCAAACCCCAACAAGGGGTGCTTCAAACCAAAGCTGGCATGTGGGACATTTTTTCCCCCGAAGGTTCCGGTCCTATTGTGCAACCCGGGTCCCCGCCCAAGAAACCCAGCTTCCCACCCAAGCCCCAACAAGGGGTGCTTCAAACCAAAGCTGGCATGTGGGACATTTTTTCCCCTGACGGTAACGGTCCTAATGTGCAACCCGGGTCTCCACCCCAGCTTCGGCAGATCGTCTACAGGCCCCAGCAGGCCGGCTACCAGCCATCCGTCTACCATCTTAAGCCAAAGCCCAAGCAGCCCGGCTACCAGCCGTCCATCTACCAGCTAAAGCTCCTGCCCGGTTACCCGCTCAAGCCCAGCTTCCCTCCAATTCCCCAACAAGGGGTGCTTCAAACCAAAGCTGGCATGTGGGACTTTCATTACCCCAATGGTGGTGTTTCTGATCCTGAAATTCAACCCGGTACCCCACCCAAGAAACCCAGCTTCCCGCCCCAGCAAGGGGTGCCTCAAACCAAAGCTAGTATGCAGCCCAGGTCCCCATCCCCAACCCAGCAGGGGGTGTTTCAAACCAAAGCTGGCGTGTTGGACATTTTTTCTTCCGTTGGCATCTCTAGTCCTAATGTAAAGCCCGGGTTCCCATCCCAGCAGTCCAGCTACCAGCCGTCCGTCTCAGTGCATCAGCCCAGCTACCAGCCCCAGCTAATCGGAATTCAAAGCAAAGCTGGCATTTGGGAATTCTTTTCTCCCAATGGAAGGGTTTCTGGTCCTAATGTGGAGCCTGCCAAcctaaataaagaaatgactgTTCCTCCAGGATCCCCACACCGTCCCAGGTGGCAGCAGTCACTGGTTCCTGTGTAA
- the LOC117739051 gene encoding extensin-like isoform X1: protein MYFGLCVRVLVLTLLTFEQHANALNDRSGSFDHPRNHKPDFASNFERSAQPRGFLGSSGSSHNGGGKVDSYSPEGSVSSYGFSSLNIGKPTQNSKQPPQTNHNANGVIEATAGMWEVFSPIGGVWSPKVQPGSPSTFNPKQPGYTSLVGYQPKPQKPSFSSKPQQGVLQSKAGMWDNFSPIGSGPNVQPGPPPKKPSFPPKPQQGVLQTKAGMWDIFSPDAPNVQPGPPPKKPSFPPKPQQGVLQTKAGMWDIFSPDAPNVQPGPAPKKPSFSPKPQQGVLQTKAGMWDIFSPNGPNVRPGPPPKKPSFPPKPQQGVLQTKAGMWDIFSPDGGGSGPNVQYGSSPKKPRFPPKPQQGVLQTKAGMWDIFSPEGPNVQPGPPPKKPSFSPKPQQGVLQTKAGMWDIFSPIGSGPNVQPGPPPKKPSFSPKPQQGVLQTKAGMWDIFSPNGPNVRPGPPPKKPSFPPKPQQGVLQTKAGMWDIFSPDGGGSGPNVQYGSSPKKPRFPPKPQQGVLQTKAGMWDIFSPEGPNVQPGPPPKKPSFSPKPQQGVLQTKAGMWDIFSPIGSGPNVQPGPPPKKPRFSPKHQQGVLQTKAGMWDIFSPDGGGSGPNVQYGSSPKKPRFPPKPQQGVLQTKAGMWDIFSPEGSGPIVQPGSPPKKPSFPPKPQQGVLQTKAGMWDIFSPDGNGPNVQPGSPPQLRQIVYRPQQAGYQPSVYHLKPKPKQPGYQPSIYQLKLLPGYPLKPSFPPIPQQGVLQTKAGMWDFHYPNGGVSDPEIQPGTPPKKPSFPPQQGVPQTKASMQPRSPSPTQQGVFQTKAGVLDIFSSVGISSPNVKPGFPSQQSSYQPSVSVHQPSYQPQLIGIQSKAGIWEFFSPNGRVSGPNVEPANLNKEMTVPPGSPHRPRWQQSLVPV, encoded by the exons atgtattttggattATGTGTGAG agtgCTTGTGCTCACACTTTTGACATTTGAGCAGCATGCAAATG caCTCAATGACAGAAGTGGAAGTTTTGATCATCCCAGAAATCACAAACCAGATTTTGCGTCCAATTTTGAGCGCTCTGCACAGCCTAGAGGGTTTCTAGGTAGTTCTGGATCCAGTCACAATGGAGGTGGGAAAGTAGATAGTTACAGTCCAGAGGGAAGTGTTTCTAGTTACGGCTTTAGCTCATTGAACATTGGGAAACCGACACAAAACTCCAAGCAGCCTCCTCAAACCAACCACAATGCAAATGGTGTCATCGAGGCCACAGCTGGCATGTGGGAAGTCTTTTCTCCCATTGGCGGTGTTTGGAGTCCTAAAGTGCAACCCGGGTCCCCGTCCACTTTCAACCCCAAGCAGCCCGGCTACACGTCCCTAGTCGGCTACCAACCCAAACCACAGAAACCCAGCTTCTCATCCAAACCCCAACAAGGGGTGCTTCAATCCAAAGCTGGCATGTGGGACAATTTTTCCCCCATTGGTTCAGGTCCTAATGTGCAACCCGGGCCCCCGCCCAAGAAACCCAGCTTCCCACCCAAACCCCAACAAGGGGTGCTTCAAACCAAAGCTGGCATGTGGGACATTTTTTCCCCCGATGCTCCTAATGTGCAACCCGGGCCCCCGCCCAAGAAACCCAGCTTCCCACCCAAGCCCCAACAAGGGGTGCTTCAAACCAAAGCTGGCATGTGGGACATTTTTTCCCCCGATGCTCCTAATGTGCAACCCGGGCCCGCGCCCAAGAAACCCAGCTTCTCACCCAAACCCCAACAAGGGGTGCTTCAAACCAAAGCTGGCATGTGGGACATTTTTTCCCCCAATGGTCCTAATGTGCGACCCGGGCCCCCGCCCAAGAAACCCAGCTTCCCACCCAAACCCCAACAAGGGGTGCTTCAAACCAAAGCTGGCATGTGGGACATTTTTTCCCCCGACGGTGGCGGTTCCGGTCCTAATGTGCAATACGGGTCCTCGCCCAAGAAACCCAGGTTCCCACCCAAACCCCAACAAGGGGTGCTTCAAACCAAAGCTGGCATGTGGGACATTTTTTCCCCCGAAGGTCCTAATGTGCAACCCGGGCCCCCGCCCAAGAAACCCAGCTTCTCACCCAAACCCCAACAAGGGGTGCTTCAAACCAAAGCTGGCATGTGGGACATTTTTTCCCCCATTGGTTCAGGTCCTAATGTGCAACCCGGGCCCCCGCCCAAGAAACCCAGCTTCTCACCCAAACCCCAACAAGGGGTGCTTCAAACCAAAGCTGGCATGTGGGACATTTTTTCCCCCAATGGTCCTAATGTGCGACCCGGGCCCCCGCCCAAGAAACCCAGCTTCCCACCCAAACCCCAACAAGGGGTGCTTCAAACCAAAGCTGGCATGTGGGACATTTTTTCCCCCGACGGTGGCGGTTCCGGTCCTAATGTGCAATACGGGTCCTCGCCCAAGAAACCCAGGTTCCCACCCAAACCCCAACAAGGGGTGCTTCAAACCAAAGCTGGCATGTGGGACATTTTTTCCCCCGAAGGTCCTAATGTGCAACCCGGGCCCCCGCCCAAGAAACCCAGCTTCTCACCCAAACCCCAACAAGGGGTGCTTCAAACCAAAGCTGGCATGTGGGACATTTTTTCCCCCATTGGTTCAGGTCCTAATGTGCAACCCGGGCCCCCGCCCAAGAAACCCAGGTTCTCACCCAAACACCAACAAGGGGTGCTTCAAACCAAAGCTGGCATGTGGGACATTTTTTCCCCCGACGGTGGCGGTTCCGGTCCTAATGTGCAATACGGGTCCTCGCCCAAGAAACCCAGGTTCCCACCCAAACCCCAACAAGGGGTGCTTCAAACCAAAGCTGGCATGTGGGACATTTTTTCCCCCGAAGGTTCCGGTCCTATTGTGCAACCCGGGTCCCCGCCCAAGAAACCCAGCTTCCCACCCAAGCCCCAACAAGGGGTGCTTCAAACCAAAGCTGGCATGTGGGACATTTTTTCCCCTGACGGTAACGGTCCTAATGTGCAACCCGGGTCTCCACCCCAGCTTCGGCAGATCGTCTACAGGCCCCAGCAGGCCGGCTACCAGCCATCCGTCTACCATCTTAAGCCAAAGCCCAAGCAGCCCGGCTACCAGCCGTCCATCTACCAGCTAAAGCTCCTGCCCGGTTACCCGCTCAAGCCCAGCTTCCCTCCAATTCCCCAACAAGGGGTGCTTCAAACCAAAGCTGGCATGTGGGACTTTCATTACCCCAATGGTGGTGTTTCTGATCCTGAAATTCAACCCGGTACCCCACCCAAGAAACCCAGCTTCCCGCCCCAGCAAGGGGTGCCTCAAACCAAAGCTAGTATGCAGCCCAGGTCCCCATCCCCAACCCAGCAGGGGGTGTTTCAAACCAAAGCTGGCGTGTTGGACATTTTTTCTTCCGTTGGCATCTCTAGTCCTAATGTAAAGCCCGGGTTCCCATCCCAGCAGTCCAGCTACCAGCCGTCCGTCTCAGTGCATCAGCCCAGCTACCAGCCCCAGCTAATCGGAATTCAAAGCAAAGCTGGCATTTGGGAATTCTTTTCTCCCAATGGAAGGGTTTCTGGTCCTAATGTGGAGCCTGCCAAcctaaataaagaaatgactgTTCCTCCAGGATCCCCACACCGTCCCAGGTGGCAGCAGTCACTGGTTCCTGTGTAA
- the LOC117739464 gene encoding vegetative cell wall protein gp1-like: MYFGFCVRVLVLSLLTFGQHVNALGDSAKGVIQTKAGMWDFVSPENGKRFESGISSSRGIVIKSGPQSPFEPPPSGYQPQHPSYHSPSVYHTKPQKPGSPSVYHTKPQKPGSPSVYQPKPQQPSVYQPKPQQPSV, from the exons atgtattttggatttTGTGTGAG aGTGCTTGTGCTCTCACTGTTGACTTTTGGGCAGCATGTAAATG CACTCGGTGACAGTGCAAAAGGTGTCATCCAGACCAAAGCTGGCATGTGGGATTTTGTCTCTCCCGAGAATGGAAAAAGATTTGAATCTGGTATTTCTTCAAGTAGGGGAATTGTTATTAAATCTGGTCCTCAGTCCCCTTTCGAGCCCCCGCCATCAGGTTACCAGCCCCAGCATCCCAGCTACCATTCCCCGTCCGTTTACCATACCAAGCCCCAGAAGCCCGGCTCCCCGTCCGTTTACCATACCAAGCCCCAGAAGCCCGGCTCCccgtccgtctaccagcccaagccccagcagccgtccgtctaccagcccaagccccagcagccgtCCGTCTAG